Genomic DNA from Elusimicrobiota bacterium:
CTTTCAGTCTTCCGGGTTCTGGAAAATAAGCGTTAAACTTGACAAAAAGGGGACAGTATTCATTGCGGATCTTATTTCAAAAGACGGCAAAAAATACAATGAACAGGTTCCTTATGAATTGTTTGCCGAAAAATATACAAGCACAACCTCCTCGATGAAAACAAAGGAAGATTGTGACAAAATCGTTGAAGACCTGAAAAAAAATGAATACAAAGTTTCGGATGTAGTTAAAAAGAAAATCAGCCGTAATCCAAACCCGCCCTACACTACTTCAACGCTTCAACAGGATGCAGTCCGCAGGCTTGGTTTTTCTTCACAGCGTACCATGAGTATCGCTCAGACCCTATATGAAGGCATAGAACTTCCGGAAGGAGGCACCGGCCTGATAACTTATATGAGGACTGATTCTGTTAATGTGGCGAAAGTTGCCCAGGACGAAGCAAATAAATATTTAAAAGAAAAATTGGGGAAAGAATTTCTTCCGGAAAAACCGCGTATTTATAAAACCAAGTCGAAAGGTGCTCAGGAAGCGCATGAAGCTATCAGGCCTACAAACGTTTATCGCGACCCTGATTCAATTAGTAAATATTTGAATCCGGACCAATTTAAAGTTTATAAATTGATATGGCAAAGATTTGTGGCCAGCCAGATGGCAGAAGCCCGGTATGACGGTGTTAGTGTTCAGATTTCAGCCAATGGATATATATTTTCAGCAAACGGCAGAACGTTGCTATTTCCAGGTTTCCTAAAAGTACTCAATGAAATTGACGAAGAAAACGGGGAAAGCCTTGAAGAACAGCAAGAAAAGATTCTTCCTGAGCTTGATTTGAATGAAATACTGAAACTGGTTGAATTGATGCCGCATGAACATACTACAGACCCTCCGCCGAGATATAATGAAGCAAGCCTTATAAAAACACTTGAAAGACATGGAATCGGAAGGCCTTCCACATACGCGCCGACCATTGCAAACATATTAAACAGAAAATATGTTTTTTTTCAAAGCAG
This window encodes:
- the topA gene encoding type I DNA topoisomerase, whose translation is MNLVIVESPTKERIISKMLDKKDYVVKSSYGHIRDLPRKSLGVDINESFKPTYVTLTRAKKIVSALGKLASKAKNIFLATDFDREGEAIAWHLLEALKLDEKKAKRITFHEITTDAINAALKHPRELDLTLVNSQQARRILDRLVGYKLSPLLWRKVASGLSAGRVQSVAVRLIVERENEIKNFQSSGFWKISVKLDKKGTVFIADLISKDGKKYNEQVPYELFAEKYTSTTSSMKTKEDCDKIVEDLKKNEYKVSDVVKKKISRNPNPPYTTSTLQQDAVRRLGFSSQRTMSIAQTLYEGIELPEGGTGLITYMRTDSVNVAKVAQDEANKYLKEKLGKEFLPEKPRIYKTKSKGAQEAHEAIRPTNVYRDPDSISKYLNPDQFKVYKLIWQRFVASQMAEARYDGVSVQISANGYIFSANGRTLLFPGFLKVLNEIDEENGESLEEQQEKILPELDLNEILKLVELMPHEHTTDPPPRYNEASLIKTLERHGIGRPSTYAPTIANILNRKYVFFQSRKFYPSDIGVSVNDLLKTYFSEIVDINFTANIEEKLDEIADGKIDWEKVVKEFYEPFNSKLDIAETKIEAKQKPILTDVKCQLCSSQMHLRTSRFGKFYSCSNFPRCKGKKNFDG